Proteins found in one Paenibacillus sp. FSL R10-2782 genomic segment:
- the rsfS gene encoding ribosome silencing factor: MTITNEKLMQITVEAAEDKKAMNIVALDLRGVSLVADYFVICHGNSDTQVQAIVTEIRKRAHDEGTTIKGIEGMDSGRWVLMDLGDVVVHVFHRDEREYYNIERLWSDAKVVEKV; the protein is encoded by the coding sequence ATGACCATAACTAATGAGAAATTAATGCAAATTACGGTTGAGGCCGCTGAAGATAAGAAGGCCATGAATATTGTAGCCCTTGACTTGCGGGGCGTATCCCTTGTAGCGGATTACTTTGTTATCTGCCACGGTAATTCGGATACTCAGGTACAGGCGATTGTGACGGAAATTCGCAAACGCGCTCATGATGAAGGTACAACAATCAAAGGGATCGAAGGAATGGATTCGGGTCGCTGGGTTCTGATGGACTTGGGAGATGTCGTAGTGCATGTCTTCCATCGCGACGAGCGTGAATATTATAACATTGAAAGACTTTGGTCGGACGCTAAGGTTGTGGAGAAGGTATGA
- the yqeK gene encoding bis(5'-nucleosyl)-tetraphosphatase (symmetrical) YqeK translates to MKYSREQLMEAVSGQMPEKRWKHTLGVMHTSVELAKRYGADPDKAELAAILHDVAKYWPVQQMEEVIRSHPECDQELLQHDKQLWHSEVGYCVAARDYGVEDSEIRSAIRWHTSGRVGMSLLDKVVCLADYIEPGRDFPGVDHIRKQAKKSLEQGLVAGFDSTISLLLEKQKVIFPLTVLSRNDLIQQLKQRKSEVHE, encoded by the coding sequence ATGAAGTACAGCCGTGAGCAATTGATGGAGGCCGTATCTGGTCAAATGCCTGAAAAACGCTGGAAGCACACACTAGGTGTCATGCATACCTCCGTGGAGCTTGCCAAGCGGTATGGCGCGGACCCGGATAAGGCCGAATTAGCGGCTATTTTGCATGATGTAGCGAAATATTGGCCCGTTCAGCAGATGGAGGAAGTGATTCGCAGTCATCCCGAATGTGACCAAGAGCTTTTGCAACATGACAAGCAACTGTGGCATTCTGAGGTAGGATATTGCGTTGCAGCGAGAGACTATGGGGTGGAAGACTCTGAAATACGGAGTGCCATTCGCTGGCATACCTCAGGACGTGTAGGCATGAGTTTGCTAGACAAAGTCGTGTGTCTCGCTGATTATATCGAGCCGGGAAGAGATTTCCCAGGGGTAGATCATATCCGCAAACAGGCGAAAAAAAGTTTGGAGCAGGGTCTTGTCGCTGGATTTGATTCCACGATTTCACTGCTGCTGGAGAAGCAAAAGGTTATTTTTCCGTTGACGGTACTGTCGCGAAATGATCTGATCCAACAACTTAAACAGAGAAAATCGGAGGTTCATGAATGA
- the nadD gene encoding nicotinate-nucleotide adenylyltransferase: MKIGIMGGTFDPIHIGHLLAGEAARDAYALDHVWFMPSHIPPHKHQAGASGTERLEMTSEAVAGHPAFEVLDIEVLRGGVSYTIDTIKKLQELHPAVDFYFIIGADMVNYLPHWQGIEELAHRICFIGVRRPGFQLALNELPHYLQNKVLLADMPVVDISSTDIRERVAEGRTIRYLVPDRVHDYITRGGLYEVQP; the protein is encoded by the coding sequence ATGAAAATCGGTATTATGGGCGGTACATTTGACCCGATTCATATTGGACATCTGCTGGCTGGAGAAGCGGCAAGGGATGCCTATGCGCTGGACCATGTATGGTTCATGCCTTCCCATATCCCTCCGCACAAGCATCAGGCGGGGGCGAGCGGCACGGAGCGGCTGGAGATGACGAGTGAAGCGGTGGCAGGCCATCCTGCTTTTGAAGTGTTGGATATTGAAGTGCTTCGCGGCGGGGTATCTTATACTATTGACACGATCAAAAAGCTTCAGGAACTGCATCCTGCTGTTGATTTTTATTTTATCATTGGCGCGGATATGGTGAATTACTTACCTCATTGGCAGGGGATTGAGGAGCTGGCGCACCGGATTTGTTTTATCGGTGTCCGGCGTCCCGGTTTCCAGCTTGCGCTGAATGAACTGCCGCATTATTTGCAAAACAAGGTGCTGCTGGCGGATATGCCGGTGGTGGATATTTCCTCGACGGATATTCGGGAACGTGTTGCGGAAGGGCGCACCATTCGCTATCTTGTGCCTGATCGTGTGCATGATTACATTACAAGGGGCGGTTTGTATGAAGTACAGCCGTGA
- the yhbY gene encoding ribosome assembly RNA-binding protein YhbY → MLTGKQKRYLRSMAHHLDPVFQVGKNGTNEHLMRHINDAIEKRELMKVQILNNCLDDKHEIAEELATETGSELVQLIGSTIILYKESRDNKQIELPRG, encoded by the coding sequence ATGTTAACAGGTAAACAAAAAAGGTATTTGCGCTCGATGGCACATCATCTGGACCCGGTTTTTCAAGTAGGAAAAAACGGTACGAACGAGCATCTTATGCGCCACATTAACGATGCGATTGAAAAGCGCGAGCTAATGAAGGTGCAGATTTTGAACAACTGTTTGGATGACAAGCATGAAATTGCGGAAGAGCTGGCTACGGAAACAGGTTCCGAGCTTGTGCAGCTCATCGGGAGCACGATTATTTTGTACAAGGAATCCCGTGATAACAAGCAAATCGAACTGCCTAGAGGATAA
- the aroE gene encoding shikimate dehydrogenase: MSSGESGVTEQDLVLLGVLGDPIKHSKSPLMHKVALKAAGIEGDFVPLHVKPEQLEDAMKGIRALHFRGVNVTIPHKVEVMKYLDEIDEGARLIGAVNTIVNDNGRLKGYNTDGIGYVRSLKEETSVKLKGTKIAVLGAGGAARGVIHALLEEQPESVIILNRTRDKAEQLALEWTTEAIPVTGYSNDEAESVLASVDVLINTTSVGMSPLSDELPLETSLIPQGIIVSDLIYNPLETRFLRESREQRGCTVHGGLGMFVYQGAVAFEYFMGVAPAVDEMRAAVLRSLS, translated from the coding sequence ATGAGCAGCGGGGAGTCTGGAGTGACTGAACAAGATCTTGTATTATTGGGCGTATTGGGTGATCCGATCAAGCACTCCAAATCGCCTCTCATGCATAAAGTAGCTTTAAAGGCTGCGGGGATAGAGGGGGATTTTGTTCCTCTTCATGTTAAGCCGGAACAGCTGGAGGACGCCATGAAGGGGATTCGTGCTCTGCATTTCCGCGGAGTCAATGTGACGATTCCTCATAAAGTTGAAGTTATGAAATATTTGGATGAGATTGATGAAGGGGCCAGACTCATCGGTGCTGTTAACACGATTGTGAACGACAACGGACGGCTCAAGGGTTACAATACGGACGGGATCGGCTACGTACGCTCGCTCAAAGAAGAGACTTCGGTTAAGTTGAAAGGCACAAAAATTGCAGTCCTCGGAGCTGGAGGTGCTGCCAGAGGTGTGATTCATGCTTTACTGGAGGAACAGCCCGAATCAGTCATTATTCTGAATCGGACACGCGATAAGGCAGAGCAACTGGCATTGGAGTGGACGACGGAAGCGATCCCTGTGACGGGCTATTCTAACGATGAAGCGGAGAGCGTGCTTGCATCGGTGGATGTGCTGATCAATACGACCTCGGTAGGAATGTCTCCTCTATCCGATGAGCTTCCACTGGAAACGAGTCTGATTCCGCAAGGAATCATTGTGAGTGATTTGATCTACAACCCGCTGGAAACGAGATTTTTACGCGAAAGCCGTGAACAGCGCGGCTGCACCGTGCATGGAGGCTTGGGCATGTTCGTGTATCAGGGAGCGGTGGCTTTTGAGTATTTTATGGGCGTAGCTCCTGCTGTAGACGAAATGAGAGCGGCGGTGCTGAGAAGCCTGTCGTAA
- the yqeH gene encoding ribosome biogenesis GTPase YqeH, with amino-acid sequence MTERPDGGTAVKCSGCGITMQTTSPELPGYIPEKLLTREPVICQRCFRIKNYNETSSVAVDQDEFLKLLSQIGDKDALVIHIVDIFDFEGSLISGLQRFVGSNPVVLAVNKTDLLPKVTNWNKVLNWVQKQAKEQGLRTADIVLCSAKKNQGFDRLLDVVSELRGNRDVYVVGATNVGKSTLINRLIRDHSDMEQELTTSRYPGTTLDMVNIPLDDGKHIIDTPGIVYPWRFSEIVSRQDLGAIMPDKPLKPAAYQLDPGQTLFFGGMARFDFVEGQHQSFTCYINGGLKIHRTKLERADQLFEDHAGELLSPPTRDQLAEMPEWTRHEFRVPRKSQSDIYISGLGWIRVNSENGALVAVHAPRGIRVLLRPSLI; translated from the coding sequence ATGACTGAAAGACCTGACGGCGGAACTGCCGTCAAATGTAGTGGGTGCGGTATCACGATGCAGACCACTAGCCCGGAGCTTCCGGGATATATTCCTGAAAAATTGCTTACACGCGAGCCTGTCATCTGTCAGCGTTGTTTCCGGATTAAAAATTATAATGAAACGTCTTCGGTAGCTGTGGATCAGGATGAGTTCCTGAAACTGCTCAGCCAAATTGGGGACAAGGACGCACTCGTCATCCACATTGTGGACATTTTCGACTTTGAAGGCAGTCTGATTTCCGGCTTGCAACGTTTCGTAGGATCTAATCCGGTTGTACTGGCTGTGAACAAGACGGATTTGTTGCCTAAGGTAACGAACTGGAACAAGGTCCTCAACTGGGTGCAAAAGCAGGCTAAGGAGCAAGGACTTCGCACGGCAGATATCGTTCTGTGCTCGGCCAAAAAAAATCAAGGCTTTGATCGTCTGCTGGATGTAGTATCCGAGTTGCGCGGCAATCGGGATGTGTATGTGGTCGGTGCAACAAATGTTGGTAAATCCACGCTCATTAACCGCTTGATCCGTGATCATAGCGATATGGAGCAGGAGTTAACAACATCCCGTTACCCGGGAACGACGCTGGATATGGTGAATATTCCGCTTGACGACGGCAAGCATATTATTGATACACCGGGTATTGTGTATCCTTGGCGTTTCAGTGAAATCGTGTCCCGGCAGGATTTGGGCGCTATTATGCCGGACAAGCCGCTGAAACCAGCTGCTTATCAGCTAGATCCCGGACAAACGCTGTTTTTCGGTGGGATGGCACGGTTTGATTTTGTAGAGGGGCAACACCAATCGTTCACATGCTACATCAATGGCGGCCTTAAAATTCATCGCACCAAGCTGGAGCGGGCGGATCAACTGTTCGAAGATCATGCCGGAGAACTGCTGTCACCGCCGACACGTGATCAGTTGGCAGAGATGCCGGAATGGACAAGACATGAGTTCCGCGTTCCCCGTAAATCTCAATCGGATATTTATATCTCTGGTTTGGGATGGATCAGGGTCAATAGTGAGAACGGGGCTTTGGTAGCGGTTCATGCTCCTCGGGGAATCCGTGTCCTTTTACGGCCTTCGTTGATTTAA
- a CDS encoding YqeG family HAD IIIA-type phosphatase has translation MFEMLMPKLRVNTVFDIDLEGLHAQGYRGIITDLDNTLVGAKAPNATPELVAWFEKVKQAGFKLVIVSNNNMARVSVFATPLDIEFIHAARKPSNSSFRRAIRMMGLTPEETIMVGDQMLTDVLGGNRLGLHTVLVLPISIHDEGIMTRFNRRLERIALTRLRKKGLWLEEEKKND, from the coding sequence TTGTTTGAAATGCTGATGCCCAAATTGCGGGTGAATACCGTCTTTGATATTGATCTTGAAGGATTGCATGCTCAAGGATATCGCGGCATTATTACGGATCTGGATAATACGCTGGTTGGTGCAAAAGCTCCGAATGCGACTCCCGAACTGGTGGCCTGGTTTGAAAAGGTCAAACAGGCGGGTTTTAAGCTTGTCATCGTGTCCAACAATAATATGGCACGTGTATCTGTGTTCGCTACGCCTTTGGACATTGAATTTATACATGCCGCACGGAAGCCCTCCAACTCGTCCTTCCGCAGAGCCATCCGTATGATGGGACTTACCCCGGAAGAGACTATTATGGTCGGGGACCAAATGTTGACGGATGTATTGGGTGGTAACCGACTGGGATTGCACACGGTGCTGGTGCTGCCCATATCCATCCATGATGAAGGAATCATGACCCGCTTTAATCGGCGGTTGGAGCGAATTGCGCTCACAAGGTTACGTAAGAAAGGCTTATGGCTTGAGGAGGAAAAGAAGAATGACTGA
- a CDS encoding transglutaminase domain-containing protein: MKNWLQSLKGSWAAAFTFLWIIIIVMQWVSFASVLWLEETRTLVLATVTMLALVKILLPLRPWIEFIVKAATLFFILYRTLVSYSIIIPFGGFANRLDQFISNMSPYIWFSLIAWLVIEMLPLIVTTKQRILVFVGINIAALAVLDSFTPTVLWEEVAWMVFAGMGWLVTEHLQYFRQHYPQGWKHIRRYPYKIAANIAVIFALIIMAGVNMPEIQPTLTDPYTAWTQRNSSSTVGINNGAGAMNQRMSTASGYSRQDNRLGGGFNFDYSPVMTITTNQRSYWRGETKRTYSGTGWSDADNDDQTLNDVPMTAELENTQETRHSTEQVVQTITMQNDQSYPVLFGAYSVHRVQSVDRDSRADGLRWKPEQAELLWSSSSRRTTYPKTYTLVSHVPVIPEKELRTKTFNELYGKNKQEAYLQIPNELPKRVRDLAQNVTSSAKTPYEKVGLLQQYLQRNYAYTNNPDLSRKKSKDFVDAFLFEIREGYCDYYSTSLVMMARSVGVPARWVKGYAPGQQTFSDDATTGDDNENMSSYSVTNADAHSWAEVYLGEYGWVPVEATPGFDMPLLTEQEDSKTPDTPEVKDQPESEQSAQTPQANPEEGTRIHPVIIVSAVAVIVLWGAYIVWRNRADIHFYLLRLRKGKPLTPDEKVIVETERWLRYMRSKGFARTSHETLRESVGRWSVESPERAPILHLLLELFEQARYSPSSVTAEDWRKVRQQAALLHKKG, translated from the coding sequence ATGAAGAACTGGCTTCAATCGCTGAAGGGCTCCTGGGCTGCGGCTTTTACATTTTTATGGATTATTATTATTGTCATGCAATGGGTGTCCTTTGCTTCAGTCCTGTGGCTTGAAGAGACGAGAACGCTTGTACTGGCGACGGTTACGATGCTGGCTCTGGTGAAAATCTTGCTGCCGCTTCGGCCTTGGATTGAATTTATCGTCAAGGCGGCCACGTTATTTTTTATTTTGTACCGGACGCTCGTGTCCTACTCGATTATTATTCCTTTCGGGGGATTTGCAAACCGTCTGGATCAATTTATATCTAATATGTCTCCGTATATTTGGTTTTCATTGATTGCTTGGCTAGTCATTGAGATGTTACCACTCATCGTTACGACGAAGCAGCGCATTCTGGTGTTTGTAGGCATTAATATTGCCGCGCTGGCAGTGCTTGATTCGTTCACGCCAACCGTGCTATGGGAAGAAGTCGCTTGGATGGTGTTTGCGGGTATGGGTTGGCTGGTGACTGAGCATTTGCAGTATTTTCGACAGCACTATCCTCAAGGGTGGAAGCACATTCGCCGTTACCCGTACAAAATTGCAGCGAATATTGCGGTCATTTTTGCTTTGATTATTATGGCTGGCGTGAATATGCCAGAGATACAGCCGACCTTAACGGATCCTTATACGGCTTGGACCCAGCGAAATAGCTCATCTACCGTTGGTATTAACAATGGAGCCGGGGCTATGAATCAGCGGATGAGTACAGCATCGGGCTATAGTCGGCAGGATAATCGACTGGGTGGGGGATTTAATTTTGACTACTCTCCCGTAATGACCATCACGACGAACCAGCGAAGCTATTGGCGGGGCGAGACTAAGCGAACGTATTCCGGTACGGGCTGGAGTGATGCAGACAATGACGACCAAACGCTGAATGATGTGCCAATGACGGCAGAGCTGGAAAATACACAAGAAACGCGGCATTCCACTGAGCAGGTCGTTCAGACCATTACGATGCAAAATGATCAGAGCTACCCCGTTTTGTTCGGTGCCTATTCGGTACATCGTGTTCAATCGGTGGACAGAGACTCGCGGGCAGACGGATTACGTTGGAAACCGGAACAGGCAGAACTGCTATGGAGTTCATCCTCCAGAAGAACTACTTATCCCAAAACGTATACTCTGGTGTCACATGTGCCTGTAATCCCGGAGAAAGAACTTCGCACAAAAACGTTTAATGAGCTGTATGGAAAGAATAAGCAGGAAGCCTATTTGCAAATCCCTAATGAGCTGCCGAAGCGAGTGCGTGATTTGGCTCAAAATGTAACATCATCAGCCAAAACGCCTTATGAAAAGGTCGGACTGCTACAGCAATATTTACAGCGAAATTATGCATATACGAACAACCCGGATCTTTCCCGCAAAAAAAGCAAGGATTTTGTGGATGCCTTTCTGTTCGAGATTAGGGAAGGCTATTGCGATTATTATTCCACTTCGCTGGTTATGATGGCTCGTTCCGTCGGTGTTCCGGCGCGTTGGGTCAAAGGATATGCACCAGGTCAGCAGACGTTTTCGGATGATGCAACGACGGGCGATGATAATGAAAATATGTCATCCTACTCCGTTACCAATGCGGATGCACATTCCTGGGCCGAAGTGTATCTGGGTGAATACGGATGGGTTCCTGTAGAAGCTACACCAGGCTTTGATATGCCGTTGCTTACGGAACAGGAGGATTCGAAGACGCCTGATACTCCGGAAGTGAAGGATCAGCCTGAGTCGGAACAGTCTGCACAGACGCCGCAGGCCAATCCAGAGGAAGGGACGAGGATTCATCCGGTAATTATAGTGTCGGCAGTGGCTGTTATCGTACTGTGGGGCGCTTATATCGTATGGCGTAATCGGGCAGATATTCATTTTTATCTGCTGCGTCTGCGTAAAGGAAAGCCGTTGACCCCGGACGAAAAGGTGATCGTCGAAACCGAGCGCTGGCTACGGTACATGCGCAGTAAGGGGTTTGCCCGTACTAGCCACGAGACGCTGAGGGAATCGGTCGGCAGATGGTCAGTTGAATCACCGGAACGCGCTCCAATTCTGCATCTACTGCTGGAGCTGTTTGAACAAGCGCGCTACAGTCCTTCCTCGGTAACTGCCGAGGATTGGCGCAAGGTCCGCCAGCAAGCGGCCCTGTTGCATAAGAAAGGTTAG
- a CDS encoding DUF58 domain-containing protein: MKMVKRKRRLLRLSGRIWLLMAIWVVCLLYLLFQGGKTSVMLLSMVTLLGIYLWIVGLSGVRRVQGSRQLSQGSEFGELLHAGDQVHVKLSLSLPGFLPLPYIIVREVLKRHTGESWSFEDSVIPSMKGSGQLAFQTPALERGSYYFAETECVSEDIFGLLEHKGRLSAPGEFRVLPRTVFIPYWQLNDRRSRMSGPQTVQTRTRRETTQINGVRDYVYGDRFSRIHWNATARTGSWKSKEFEHETVPKTMLVLDIHTKHYVNANQFELAVSSIASLLEYGGRERMGVGLCTAGETGTVFQPSEQMMERQRMMHHLVDIHTTSQGSLMTAVESSVRQFPQGCYFVLISPLKDHQALELLRWADTRGMTPCHIYIGEESSEGQAQEWMSMLRTRGIQGYHVPSLEELPARMGGGTL, translated from the coding sequence ATGAAGATGGTTAAAAGGAAGCGCAGGCTCCTTCGGCTGTCAGGCCGCATCTGGCTTCTGATGGCTATATGGGTGGTATGTCTGCTATATCTGTTGTTTCAGGGTGGCAAGACGTCAGTTATGCTGTTGTCCATGGTTACGCTGCTGGGTATTTATTTATGGATCGTCGGGCTGAGCGGGGTACGCCGCGTTCAGGGTTCAAGGCAGCTTTCGCAAGGCTCAGAGTTTGGGGAGCTACTGCATGCCGGAGATCAGGTGCATGTAAAGCTGAGCTTGAGCCTTCCCGGCTTTCTGCCGTTACCGTATATCATCGTTCGTGAGGTGCTCAAGCGTCATACAGGCGAATCCTGGTCGTTTGAGGACAGCGTAATCCCCAGCATGAAAGGAAGCGGACAGCTTGCCTTTCAGACTCCTGCGTTAGAGCGGGGAAGCTATTATTTTGCGGAAACCGAGTGTGTGAGCGAGGATATCTTCGGTCTGTTGGAGCATAAAGGCAGATTAAGCGCACCTGGTGAATTTCGGGTACTGCCCCGCACGGTATTCATTCCCTATTGGCAGTTAAATGACCGCCGCTCGCGTATGTCCGGCCCACAGACCGTCCAGACTCGAACACGGCGCGAAACGACGCAAATTAACGGAGTGCGGGACTATGTATACGGGGACCGTTTTTCACGTATCCATTGGAATGCGACCGCACGTACAGGCAGCTGGAAATCTAAGGAATTTGAGCATGAGACGGTTCCGAAAACGATGCTAGTACTGGACATACACACAAAGCATTATGTAAATGCCAATCAGTTTGAACTGGCCGTATCCTCAATCGCTTCATTGCTGGAATATGGTGGAAGGGAGCGGATGGGGGTAGGTCTTTGTACGGCAGGGGAGACAGGCACTGTTTTTCAGCCCAGTGAGCAGATGATGGAACGGCAACGGATGATGCATCATTTGGTAGACATACACACCACTTCCCAAGGCAGTCTTATGACGGCTGTAGAAAGCAGTGTTCGGCAATTTCCACAAGGCTGCTATTTTGTGCTGATTAGTCCGTTGAAGGATCATCAGGCGTTGGAGCTTCTTCGTTGGGCCGATACACGGGGGATGACCCCGTGCCACATTTATATCGGAGAAGAATCAAGTGAGGGACAGGCCCAAGAATGGATGAGCATGCTTCGTACAAGAGGCATTCAGGGTTATCATGTTCCGAGTCTTGAAGAGCTTCCAGCTAGAATGGGGGGAGGGACGCTATGA
- a CDS encoding MoxR family ATPase codes for MPVRQKSVQIVSAIRSNLESCILGKSFEIKLLLTTMLAGGHILIEDVPGTGKTQMIKALAKSMRGDYRRVQCNPDILPSDITGVSIFHPRDERFYFRPGPVMTHILLADEINRATTKTQSALLEVMEERSVTVDGETHMLPHPFMLCATQNPIDFEGTYMLPEAQLDRFMLKISLGYPDMETERNMLLRHQEGQPADRLEAVAHMEQIAAIQQEIREIYMDEAVTSYLLDIVRATREHPSVLLGASPRAALAFVMATKAYAFLENRDYVLPDDVKILAPYVLAHRLLLRPEVRLDSSNAQSVLQAVLRQVNVPVRMERP; via the coding sequence ATGCCCGTGCGTCAAAAATCTGTGCAGATTGTATCTGCAATCCGTTCTAATCTGGAATCATGCATATTAGGTAAATCCTTTGAAATAAAATTACTGCTAACGACTATGCTGGCGGGTGGGCACATTCTGATCGAGGACGTTCCGGGTACGGGAAAAACGCAAATGATCAAGGCTCTTGCCAAATCCATGCGCGGTGATTACCGCCGTGTTCAATGTAATCCTGATATTCTCCCCAGTGATATTACAGGGGTTTCCATATTTCATCCACGGGATGAGCGCTTTTATTTCCGTCCGGGTCCCGTGATGACCCATATTTTACTGGCAGATGAAATTAACCGGGCCACGACGAAAACCCAATCGGCTTTGCTGGAAGTGATGGAGGAGCGCAGTGTAACCGTGGATGGAGAAACGCACATGCTGCCTCATCCTTTTATGCTGTGTGCTACGCAAAATCCGATTGATTTTGAAGGGACTTATATGCTGCCGGAAGCGCAGCTCGATCGTTTTATGCTCAAAATCAGTCTCGGTTATCCCGATATGGAGACTGAGCGAAACATGCTGCTTCGTCATCAGGAGGGTCAGCCGGCAGATCGGCTAGAGGCGGTAGCCCATATGGAACAGATTGCTGCGATCCAGCAGGAAATCAGAGAAATTTATATGGACGAAGCAGTTACGTCCTATTTACTTGATATCGTCCGTGCGACGAGAGAGCATCCTTCGGTACTGCTGGGAGCCAGCCCGCGGGCAGCGCTTGCATTTGTAATGGCCACCAAGGCGTACGCTTTTCTGGAAAATCGTGATTACGTGCTTCCTGATGATGTGAAAATATTGGCGCCTTATGTGCTGGCGCATCGTTTGCTGCTTCGTCCCGAGGTGCGTCTCGACAGCTCCAACGCCCAGTCTGTCCTTCAGGCTGTCCTTCGGCAGGTGAACGTACCCGTGCGAATGGAGCGTCCATAA
- the spoVAE gene encoding stage V sporulation protein AE, protein MIYLWAFLVGGAICVVGQLMMDVIKMTPAHTMSTLVVAGAIADAVGIYDPLIKFAGAGATIPITSFGNSLVHGALTELEKDGWLGVITGIFSVTSAGISSAIIFSFLAALVVRPKG, encoded by the coding sequence ATGATATATCTATGGGCTTTTTTAGTCGGCGGTGCCATTTGTGTCGTGGGCCAGTTGATGATGGATGTCATTAAAATGACCCCGGCACATACGATGAGCACGTTGGTGGTGGCAGGTGCGATTGCGGATGCTGTGGGCATATATGATCCGCTAATTAAATTTGCAGGAGCGGGTGCGACCATTCCAATTACAAGTTTTGGTAATTCACTAGTACACGGCGCATTGACTGAGCTGGAAAAGGATGGATGGCTAGGTGTCATTACAGGGATTTTTAGTGTGACAAGTGCAGGGATTTCCTCGGCGATTATTTTCTCCTTTTTGGCGGCCTTGGTCGTGCGTCCAAAAGGATAA
- the spoVAD gene encoding stage V sporulation protein AD, which yields MRRQGGQTWKFESRPRIVGSATVVGPDEGEGPLSTDFDYIYDNLEINEKTWEKAERRLFEHSTELALINANLNKEEVQFFISGDLMNQIISSSFSARKLAIPYLGVFGACSTSMESLALAALIVDSEAGDYVMAGTTSHNCTVERQFRYPTEYGSQKPPTAQYTVTGSGAVVVGHAKSGTVVDCATIGRVMDMGIKDPFNMGGAMAPAAADTLLSHFRDTGRGPGYYDLIVTGDLASVGLPITKELLKKQGIDMNQTEFNDCGLLIYDLNKQKQVIAGGSGCGCSAVVTYGHLLKRIEKGELQKVLVVATGALLSPLSAQQGESIPCIAHAVAFEAGGTI from the coding sequence ATGAGAAGACAGGGAGGACAAACCTGGAAGTTTGAATCCAGGCCGCGTATCGTGGGAAGTGCAACCGTTGTTGGCCCGGATGAAGGAGAGGGGCCGTTGTCCACGGATTTTGACTATATTTATGACAATCTCGAAATTAACGAAAAAACATGGGAAAAAGCGGAACGCAGATTGTTCGAGCACTCTACAGAGCTGGCGTTAATCAATGCCAATTTGAACAAAGAGGAAGTACAGTTTTTTATCAGTGGTGATCTGATGAATCAAATTATCAGTAGCTCCTTTTCAGCGCGCAAGCTCGCGATTCCTTATTTGGGTGTTTTCGGAGCCTGCTCTACGTCGATGGAAAGTCTGGCCTTAGCCGCGCTTATTGTGGATTCAGAGGCGGGCGATTATGTAATGGCGGGTACGACAAGCCATAACTGTACGGTGGAAAGGCAGTTCCGATATCCTACGGAATATGGATCGCAGAAGCCGCCAACGGCTCAGTATACCGTCACAGGCTCCGGCGCCGTAGTTGTGGGACATGCCAAGTCAGGTACGGTGGTGGATTGCGCTACCATTGGGCGTGTAATGGATATGGGTATTAAAGACCCTTTTAACATGGGAGGGGCGATGGCTCCAGCGGCGGCGGACACCTTGTTATCTCATTTTCGAGATACGGGTCGGGGCCCTGGCTATTATGACCTCATTGTAACGGGGGACTTGGCCTCGGTAGGGTTGCCGATTACCAAGGAACTGCTAAAAAAGCAAGGCATTGATATGAATCAGACCGAATTTAATGATTGTGGTTTACTGATTTACGATCTGAACAAGCAAAAGCAAGTCATTGCAGGCGGCAGTGGTTGCGGATGCTCGGCTGTTGTAACTTATGGACATCTGTTGAAGCGGATCGAAAAGGGAGAACTTCAGAAGGTACTGGTCGTGGCGACCGGAGCGTTGTTATCTCCTTTGTCCGCACAGCAAGGGGAAAGTATTCCCTGCATTGCACATGCTGTAGCTTTCGAAGCGGGAGGAACAATATGA